One window of Candidatus Sysuiplasma jiujiangense genomic DNA carries:
- a CDS encoding recombinase family protein has product MSTKRPYFKPQDLIDLNTISFSIKMDIGYIRISNKSEDVRNQEYALEKFAGRELKFFYDEQISGITDISERQGYTKMLEYIKEKHPEKLYVYETSRLSRDFYQTLALINMLENKYGVMVLSVSPKEQMLNQTDPAMRKIFLAFIAWGHERSRDDLIARTRNSLEAIKSEIEHQGFHIVRHGKNAGKKIIRLGKPEREIDWKQVDEYRKQGISYSNICILMKYNYKWFLGKKKAMNENTS; this is encoded by the coding sequence ATGTCCACAAAACGACCATATTTTAAACCACAGGATTTAATAGACTTGAATACTATATCTTTTAGTATAAAGATGGATATTGGTTATATTCGTATTTCCAACAAGAGTGAAGATGTGCGAAATCAGGAATATGCTCTTGAAAAATTTGCAGGCCGCGAATTGAAATTCTTTTATGACGAACAGATCTCAGGCATAACAGATATTTCGGAACGCCAGGGATATACAAAAATGCTGGAATATATCAAAGAAAAACACCCCGAAAAGCTGTATGTCTATGAAACTTCAAGGTTGTCGAGGGATTTTTACCAGACTCTCGCCTTGATAAATATGCTTGAAAATAAATACGGCGTTATGGTTTTATCCGTGTCGCCAAAAGAGCAGATGCTTAACCAGACGGATCCTGCTATGAGAAAAATATTTCTTGCTTTCATTGCCTGGGGTCATGAGCGTTCCCGGGATGATCTGATCGCAAGGACCAGAAATTCACTTGAAGCGATCAAATCCGAAATCGAACATCAGGGATTTCATATTGTGCGGCATGGGAAAAATGCGGGAAAGAAGATCATAAGGTTGGGCAAACCCGAACGTGAAATAGACTGGAAACAAGTAGATGAATACCGTAAACAGGGCATTTCATACTCTAATATCTGTATTTTGATGAAATATAATTACAAATGGTTTCTGGGAAAGAAGAAAGCCATGAATGAAAACACGTCTTAA